CAGCGCCGATACCTCCTGCGCCACCCGTGCGGCCTCCGCGCCATGCACACGCGCCGTCACGTCGGCCGCCAGCGAACGCTGGGCCACGCGCTTCTCGGGCGAAGTGCGCACCTCGGTGTCGAGCGCGGTGATCTCTTCCAGCGAGAGCAGCGTGTAGAAGCGCAGGTAACGCGACACGTCGCGGTCGTCCGCGCCCATCCAGAACTGGTAGAAGGCGTAGGGTGACGTGCGATCGGCATCCAGCCACACCGAGCCGCCGCCCGTGCTCTTGCCGAACTTCGTGCCGTCGGCATTGGTGATGAGCGGGAACGTGAGCGCGTTGGCGTCTGCGCCCACCGTGCGGCGGATGAGCTCGAGACCCGCCGTGATGTTGCCCCACTGGTCACTGCCGCCCATCTGCAGCGTCACCCCCTCGCGCTTGTACAACTCGAGGTAGTCGTGCGCCTGCATGAGCATGTACGTAAACTCGGTGTACGAGATGCCCGTCTCGAGCCGCGACTTCACCGAGTCCTTGGCCATCATGTAATTGATGGAGAAGTGCTTGCCCGTATCGCGCAGGAACTCGATGAGGCCGATGCCGCCCAGCCAGTCGAGATTGTTCACCAGCTTCGCGCCACGCGGTCCGTCGAAATCGAGGAAGCGTGCCAGCTGCCCACGAATGGCCTCGGCGTTGGCGTGAATGGTGTCCGCGTCCTGCAGATTGCGCTCACTGCTGCGGCCGCTGGGGTCGCCAATCATGCCCGTCGCGCCGCCCACGAGGCCGATGGGGCGGTGCCCGGCCCGCTGCAGGTGCACCAGTCCCATGATGGGCACGAGGTTGCCCACGTGCAGGCTGGACGCGGTGGGATCGAAGCCCACATAGGCGGAAACGGGGCCGGCGGCGAGGGCCGCGGGCAGCCCCTCAGTGTGCTGCGAGATCAGCTCGCGCCAGGCGAGTTCGGAGAGCGGGGCAGGAAGCGTGGACATCACAGAAAGATAACCGCCCCGTGGTACCGAACACGGGGGTGACGTGTAGCTTCCAGACGGTATGCCATCGTCTTCGATTCTTTCGCGCCGCCCCTGGCTGGGCTGGCTGCTGGTGGTGGGGGGACTCTGCGGCGCCATCGGCGCCGGCGCCGTGGCGGGGGCCTGGGCGGTCATCTGCCGCAACGGACGCTGCCCCTCCATCGCCGCCCTCGAGGCCTATGTGCCGCGGCAGACGTCCAAGGTCTATGCCGCCGACGGACGTTTCATCACCGAGCTGGGGCTCGAGCGGCGCACCCTCATGCGCCTGCAGGACATTCCCAAACATGTCCGCGACGCGATTGTCATCACCGAGGACAAGCGCTTCTACAGCCACAACGGCATCGACTTCATTCGCATTTTCGGCGCCCTGGCGCGCAACGTGAAGGCGGGAAGCTATGTGCAGGGCTTCTCCACCATCACCATGCAGCTCGCGCGTAACGTCTTCTCCGATCGCATTTCCCGTGAGAAGACCCTGCTGCGCAAGATCAAGGAAGGCCGGGTGGCCACGGCCATCGAGCAGCGCTACAGCAAGGACAAGATCCTCGAGCTGTACCTCAATCAGGTCTATCTGGGCAACGGCGCCTACGGGGTGGAGACCGCGTCGCAGCGCTATTTCGGCAAGAGTGTGCGCGACGTCACAGTGGCCGAAGCCGCCGTGCTGGCCGGTCTGCTCAAGGGGCCGGAGCGCTACAACCCGCGGCGCTTCCCCGACCGCG
This Gemmatimonas sp. UBA7669 DNA region includes the following protein-coding sequences:
- the tyrS gene encoding tyrosine--tRNA ligase, whose translation is MSTLPAPLSELAWRELISQHTEGLPAALAAGPVSAYVGFDPTASSLHVGNLVPIMGLVHLQRAGHRPIGLVGGATGMIGDPSGRSSERNLQDADTIHANAEAIRGQLARFLDFDGPRGAKLVNNLDWLGGIGLIEFLRDTGKHFSINYMMAKDSVKSRLETGISYTEFTYMLMQAHDYLELYKREGVTLQMGGSDQWGNITAGLELIRRTVGADANALTFPLITNADGTKFGKSTGGGSVWLDADRTSPYAFYQFWMGADDRDVSRYLRFYTLLSLEEITALDTEVRTSPEKRVAQRSLAADVTARVHGAEAARVAQEVSALLFEKADPNALSGAALDALAREIPFADYVPPAEGAPADGVDVFEALVQLGIAASRGAAKRLLEQGGISVNGVKLSAADKTVSRDRLLRGAFLLLRKGQREFGLLRVV